A single genomic interval of Arachis duranensis cultivar V14167 chromosome 7, aradu.V14167.gnm2.J7QH, whole genome shotgun sequence harbors:
- the LOC107496032 gene encoding extensin — protein MIPPPKFLFVVVALPLLMLSLSYFHLEAYGDPSSDDVPSSPKSCLNCPNKCDPPCQQQSPPNPTYEAPPTLPSPTSSGYSIYGSPPPPHEKGGQSNKCPPTSGGGGGNSGGGVECCTPPPPYYYTYNGPPNAYAPPYAYGGYAPPNPYTYVPYNDRGFVSTLVVPIQLLLIMMLFSSLIFVF, from the coding sequence atgattccACCACCAAAGTTTCTATTTGTTGTAGTAGCCCTACCCCTCTTGATGTTATCACTATCCTATTTTCATCTTGAAGCTTATGGAGACCCATCAAGTGATGATGTCCCTTCATCACCAAAGTCTTGTTTGAATTGCCCTAATAAATGTGATCCTCCATGTCAACAACAATCTCCACCAAACCCTACTTATGAAGCTCCACCAACACTACCATCGCCGACATCTTCCGGTTACTCTATATATGgctcaccaccaccaccacacgAGAAAGGAGGACAGAGTAACAAATGTCCTCCTACttctggtggtggtggtggaaatAGTGGTGGCGGTGTTGAGTGCTGCACCCCACCACCACCCTATTACTATACTTATAATGGTCCTCCAAATGCTTATGCTCCTCCATATGCCTATGGTGGTTATGCACCTCCAAATCCTTACACCTACGTGCCTtataatgatagaggttttgtTTCAACTCTTGTTGTGCCGATTCAACTTCTCTTGATCATgatgcttttctcttctcttatttttgTCTTCTAA